The Drosophila gunungcola strain Sukarami chromosome 3L unlocalized genomic scaffold, Dgunungcola_SK_2 000003F, whole genome shotgun sequence region GAAGTTCAAGAAAATTCGATGGGCTGCGGAGAACCCATGATGAGAGGTCCGAGTAAGGAACCACCACTCCCCATAATGTACAGAATAGATGCCAGTGAAGGATTGACTTGCAATGGCTTGAATGTGAGCAAGGATTCAGTTTTTAGTGATGTATCCGAAAGTGATGATTCGGAAGTCCTAAATAAGTCATCTCAAGAAGTAATTGGATTAACAAAAACTATAGCCGATATAGCGGACACTCAACAGAATGGAAGGATACTGTTTAGCCAACCTGTAAGGCTATTCTGTTTCAATAAACTGAAGGAGTGGAAACGGCAAGGTAAAGTACCAGGTTCCGTTGCAAACCCTTACCGTTCCCCCTCCTTCTCAGGCGAGGGTCAAATCGAGATCTGGGAGCTACACGGATTGTATTACATAATACTACATGACCGAATCACTGGTGAACTCATCATTCACATGCGGGTGGACGAAAAGTGGCGCATCGACTACATGTCCAATAGTTCGTATAGCTGCCGCTGGACCAACATCAACTACGCCTTCTGCCGCAAGGGAATCCTGGAGAGGATCGCCTGCTCCTTCCGGGAGCCCAGCCACGCCGCCGAGTTCGTTGCCAGGGTCCGGAACAGTGCGCTCCTATCTCGCTTCGAATAGTGTGTTGAATtgcacatttttgttttccaacaTTCTAGTTGATTTCCCAGTGAAATCCTTGGTGTTTCTAGCGTTTGAGGGCATGCTTCAAGCTGATGATAAATTAATGTGatatctttaaatatattttgtaaatattgttgttgttcattttttgaaaatatagaaagacttgaaaaatttagatttatttatattccgATTGAATTTGATTACTTGAAACAATCTCgctaaaaacctttttttttagcttttacaGTATTTATTGAATTACTTTCCAAAATGAACATTACAATCGATAGGCCTTAGGttagaaaaatgtaatattccaagaaatgaaatattttttgaattattttgataatagaATGTAACAttattgatgtttttttttgtgtaattataatttgttaagTAAAGGTACTGTACACTGTTGGTAGCAACCAGCAGTGTACAATGTTAACTTAATTGTTTCCACAACAACTGTAGTATCGATTTAACAAACAGTTCAGAGAGCATATATTGTGACAACCAATTCGAAAAGGGTAAAGCGCACACATGAAGCCATGGAATCGGACAAGTTGAACGAATTAAACCGACAAATAAATGAGATTAAGAAGCGCATTTTATTGGCAGGTGTGTAAGCTAGCATTTTCAATATGtaaagcaataataataaaacgagTCCTTGCAGATGGCCAAAAGACGGCTAATGCAGGCCGAGTGGCAGAAGCAGAACCGCATCAACTGCGACACCATTGGCTCCTTGAAAAAGGACATCAAGGAGCTGACGGTGAAGGCGAGTCGACTGCGGAATCCCCTCCAACGACCTGTGGTCATCAAGGAGCCTACTGGGGAATCCCGGAGGGCTCATAGCTGCACGCCCACTTTAATTGTGGGCAAGGCTACGTATCCTGTGGGTGCTAAAAACGCCGACGATGCCATTTTCCTCACTGATCTCAAGATTACCGAGAGTCGCAAGCAGATGGATCTTCTCCGGCATCGCTTCAAATCCCGCCAGCAGCATTTCAGTAAACTGGTGGAGAAGTATCGCGGACTGCTGGCCAACAAGGAGGCACAGAACCAAAACTTGGGTGAAAAGCCCCCAGAAACCCTCGAGGAGGATGCCAACAGAAAGGTAAGAAAAGTACAAAGTGAATCTCTAGGGAAATagcaaaatattcaaaatatagaGTTCTTTGCCTAAAAGTGCCTAAAATAGCAgcaattatgatttaatttatataaacttatactttatacttttttttaccatttgtTGGGAAAAGAATTTGCATTCAAATTCTAAGAAGATTTTATGTTCATCCtgtttttgaatataaatacCAAAATGTTTTACAGAACCTCTTTACAATACATTAGGTATTTGTTAACTTCACGACAATTTTATGACATAAAGAACGAAACaatgtaaaaaagaaaagttgaaAGAGCTTCTGAGTTTTTTAGAAGTCCCATTTTTTGATAATCGTTTAAGGTTTGCTTCAAATtgctaattttttataatctttaaaattaattttttttttcaaaaagttttgtaTAGACCAAGGATTTTTTCAAGAGgcaattaacttatttatgaaaattatacagtatctttaaattcaaatgaGTTGCTTGATAACTGATTCCAAAATGACCCCACAGCTCGTTTGCCAGCTGGAGAACGAGATCCACCGCACCAATGTGCAGTGGATGGAGGCGGAGCACATCCGCAAGAAATACCGCTCCATTGAGGCATCCTTGATGACGGATGCGGAGCGTTTTGAGCGGAGTCTGCGGGAACTGGAGGCATCACTGAGTGACCAGAAGGCGGAGATCGAGCGACTGCAGCAGGTGCACAACGAGGCGGTCGAGATGCGGGACGCGGCCAAAGTGATCCTGCAGCGCCAGGAGCAGCAGGCCAATCTCTCACAGAAAACCAGGGAGCGGCAGGCTCTCGACTTCCGCAAACAGGTGGAGGCCCGAAAACTGGAGCTGGAGCGGATTGGGCGCAAGCTCTTTGCCGAAACCAAGACACTGGTCCACCAGGACAGTGTGGGATCCAGTTCGGGCGACCAGCACACGGCCAAGACGGAAAACGGCGAGGAGGAGCCGGTGTCCCAACTGGAGAGCGTGACCAGCGATATGGAATCCCTGTTCAAGCAGCTCATGGAGGCCTCCGGTGCCACCTCGCCGTTTGAGGTCTTTGAAAGGTTCAGCGCCCAAAAGGAGTCCGCCGCCCGATTGAACTATTTACGGAAGGCGGCCGAGGCGGAAAAGGCCAACCTGGAGGCGGAACGCGAGGCTCTAAGCAGCGAACTGGAGGCCTCGAAATTCTCCGACGTCAAGGAAAGTGAAGTGTAAGTgcactgttaaaaaaaagggatCGTAACCGCTAAAGctagtttttataatatagATCGTGAAATAGTTGTTATTTTCtgattattataaattttaaatcgtaGTAAAtccaatttcaatattttttgttataatttattgttttttttagctacttaaaatatgaaattaaacaactttttttaacttttgattttttttttgaatggattttaatatctgaaaattaGACTAACTGCATTATATCTTAATTAATATAACCATatcaaacttaaatattatttatatttaattaaaattggaaatgtAAAATTTCGAGATTCAAaagccaaatatttatttttactattcctGTTTACTATTATACTATTATATATcataaatatgatttattttatatacacaTTTCACATTTCTTGTCAGAAACCAAGAGGTCATTGAACAAATCAAGAACAGCATTGCCGCCAAGGAGCAGGATAGCAAACTGGACACTGACGAGGCGGGCAAATCGATGGGGGTGTTGAAGTATCTCAAAGAACGCATCTGCGAGATGATCTTTAAGGTGCAGGAAGTGGACGAGAGCAACATCGAGATACCCGAAAGGAAACTCCATGTGAGCGTAGCCGAACTGCCCAATTTTCTGACCCACACTGCCGAAGATGAGGATATGATTGAGGTGAGCAAAACGGGTTTTTTATGGACTCATATATGTACTGACACATCCTTTCGCACTAGATACTCAAACTAAAGATTAAACGCTGTCAAGAGCTTAGCAAATCCGAGGATGTGCCACCGTTCGAGATACCCAAGTTGGACATAgtggatgaggaggaggaggaggaggagatgTACAAGGCGGAGCCGCCCAAGTCCCCATCCGCTCCCGAGGGCGAAAAGCCACAGCCCATGCCCGTGTGCTACTATAACCTGTTCGCAGGGCGTGCTCAAAGAGCTGCGGGCACATCCTCATCCTCTCCAGAACAGGCTCCAGCGGCGGGTAAGTTTGATATCAGTCAACCTGTTTATGTACTTAAACCATCTCGAAAAAATGTTGTCTACAGTTGCCACCACAGAGGACGACAATGAAGTGCCATCCCGTAACTTCTTAAAGAGACAATCTGTACTTATTGTCGATTCGAAATCCCGTCGAAAGCCATTTAGACCTGCACCCGGAGCAAGACGAAAATAAATCTGTTccgaaaatgtaatttcattatttaagtcaaaatttatatattcagtttaataaaatatttccaataCTTTAAGAGGCAGtctaaaatatcaaatttaagcAAACGCAAGGGTACACAAACATTAGTTTTGTGGTTTCCTTTCCTGTTTCTCAACTTTGACAAATTGTCTTCAGTCCATCATGTCATGGTGGagcaactttaaaaattttctaaCCAAGAAGccatttttagtttatttccAAACTTACTCTGACTTATATTCCAAAGATCTTCTTAGTAAGGGAAAACggttgaaattttaaatatatatacagagAGTGGtcactaaataaaataaagaaacataACTTCTGCAAGCACTAGAGAAATCTTTAAAACGAATGGAGTTTCACGAAATCCCATTTGTCCATCCGTTCTTGTACTTTATGTGCGCTACAATTTCAAGGCTAGAATAAGCCAACAAAAACGCTGCGCAGTTACTTATTGCCTGGGGGCGATTTAATATCTGAGGCAGCATCAGCATCCTCTGCATATTCGTTCTGCTTACTGCAGTTTCTGGATAAATGTCAGCAGCTTCAGTCAAACGACATAACAAATAGCTGTCCTGGCGATGCATCTACTGCAAAGACAACGACATCGCAGTGGGTAAACAGAATTTACTGCCCCGAGGAGGACGACTTGGGCGAATGGATGCCTTGGTCTTGGAGGACGAGTTTAAGCTGGGGGTTGGGTGGGCTGGCTTCAAATGAAGTGCAAAACGGAACAAAGTGCGGAGCGCGGCTCTTGCAAACGAAATAACCtctcaaaaattgtttacaccACTGGCGTACAGTGGATGAATTTCTGTTTTAAGCTAACAAAATGgcttccaaaataaaaaaaaactacgacATTTAAGCacgaaaaaacattttatttgatatacCTTTTGTTTTCGAAGAAATTTTGTTAGCCAAGAcagaaaacttgtttttacAAATCAAATTACGTAATACTTCGAATATTTGCCTGTGATTTacttgttaaaatatttacgaatttaatttattttatttgggatTAATGGAGCTAGAAGGATTCATAATTATCAATGACAAAAGTTTCAAACAATTAAGAAAGTACTCATCGATACAAACTAGCTTTAGTACATTACATTCAATCCTTGAACTCCCCTTTGATTACCACCCTTACATTtgtagaaaaatttaattgatataaatggtttatattaaacaaaatataatttttagctAAGCGATTTAAGAGGTTTGTGGtgaagaattttaaataaattcgtCATTTTCCTGCCATGGTGTTGCGAAGGACATTCCGCAGAGCAGAATGGACGTTCTGGCTTTTCTAGTTAGCAACAACAAAGCGCACCAGCTGACGATGAACAATCAGGAGAAGGACTGCCGCAGAGGCAGCTGCAAACTTCGGTGGCGATGTGTAAACAAAGACGCCGATGATCCATTGCCCGGGCCTGTTGCCGGAAGTCCAGGACGAGGACGAAAGGGACTAACCAGGGGCGGCAAGGATCCGTGTTGTGTGTGTCAACTAAATGTCAACAACGAGGACATAAACCACAGCAGACGCATACAAACAGCCGGGCAGTAAGATGGAAAAGCCTTCATTCGGCAACTCCTGCAGCTGCATGGAAGGTGGCCCAAGTCAACCAGttggaaaaacaaaagcggAGCCCGTCGCCTCCAGCTAAATCCGGTGAACGGAGCGAAGAATCTGCGGCTGTGGCAATGGCATTGGCCCTGACTGCCTGCATTGCATTAACCCGGCCAGAACCGAGACTAAACTTGGGGGCTCGTCTTTGTGCGGTTTTCACTGCCATTTGAAGAAAACGCTTGACACTGGAATGTCGCGGCCTGCGGTTGAAGCCAGTCCGCATTGAATTGCACTGGTTCACCCGACCGCTCTTTGTCCTCCTCTGTTTGCGGCGTAATTGTCCTCCTTAAATaagtataaattatttttaaatgaggAAAAGGCGCATGAATGCAAGGGTGAAACAAAGgaaattctttgaaaattgattaaaaactGGCAGCCTGGTAAAAAAATGATTGATATTTAAATGAGGTTTACACATCCTTTGAAAAAGCAACGTTCATGGGATAAAATTAATCGCAGTTTGTCACCGCACTGTACAGTTTATTATGAAGATGTGATCTCTGTTAAACATATAATAATTCTGTAtatgttcttaaaaataattgcgcctttaaaaattataaaaccaagtttgaaatatatttattattatcttatattcaaataaattgcttgtttttttacattttgcttaGCTGAAATACGTTAAGCTTAGGTAATTACTTTTTGTAAGTCCTTCAAGAACAAATTGTAAGCTTAGCCGGCGATAGGAAACCTCCATAGAAGAGGGGAACTCCTCTAGattgaacttaaaaaaattaatgaaatctATGCGAGATATGCCTTTTAGTACCCCATCAAAACTTCACTCTTATTGAAGTTAATTTCCGAGTTAAGCTGAGATAAATGTAAGTGCGGAGTTAGATGGAAGATAACATAAATACCGTCATTACATTTGCCTGTCTCTTTCAGACGTAATTTCCTCTTTTTTGTCCATATTCAGCCAcagaaaaagttttcaacTTTCTTTTGGCATTTACCCGATGCTCTCCAATAGGACACAAGGCCGAAAAGTCCTCTTCAGCAATTACTAAACTCTAATCCCCGGAGTGCGCCGTCGGGTAATCCCCGAACCACAATTAAGGGCGAAGACCTTAAAGGGAATTAGCTAATTAAAGGTAAGTGATGGCGGAACCAAAACGGCTTACTGTCTTGAGCCACCTACATCGTGTGTAATTGGATAGTCACGACTTTTATCCTGCCATTAATTCCCCCTGCCCTCGTTTCAGCCACAGCCACGCCtacttttaaaacatttaagcgATTTAATCTCTTGGCGCTACCGTTAATCAAACGCCCATCGATTCGCAAGACAACGCCACTAATTTTAAGCCCATCGACTAaaggtgggcgtggccgggaCGCCATGAAAACcgcaaacaataaatttgaatttctgctgctgccgcgaaaaactttttaacagTGCCCGAACTACGGCGCAAAAACATCAATATTCGGGTAAGGGtatacagaaaaaaatgtgaGCAGCCAAGAAGGTTCACATTCGTTGgcttttttatttccaaaaaactataaattgttttaggaatataaatttaaagtttatttaattcttatGTTAGACCTAAAACACAAGTTTAAAATTTCcttaactattttaaacaatttgcaaacaaaacttaaaataaaaatgcaggATTTTGTTTCAAACTTTAAATCTTTGGAGAATATAGGTATACgatttattaagtttattaaatcttagttagttagttattattaagtttattaaattttatagtttCGAGTTCTGGGGGTCTGCTTTAAGAAGGAAACCaagaaaatatgtattttttaaaaagaattatacttttgtaattttaaaaataattcaaaagaatgcttttagtttttgaaaaaaatcaaatttccgTTCCGGGCTTGAACTCAGATTGTATGatattttctctctgtgtatCTGGGTGTGCGCTTGACAGTGTGGTTAATAAATGAGCGGATACGGAAACGGTTTGGGAGATGTAGGGctttccctctctctctctccatCTCTCTCCCTCTCATCGCTCTTTGAACGTGTCCCTGTCGTTGGGTCGCCACTCTGCGAATGATAAATAACGTAATTTCTTTACAACTTTTCATTCAAATTTTCGCTACTTTTAACCGCACTCCGGGCTGGGAACCCAGCCTGTtgttaagtaaaataaattgcgaTTCCGTGTAATAAAAGTCAATCATAATAATTCAATGACGCGACGTATTGTTGTGCCTCGTCATTGGGCTGCCTGCAGCCATTGCCACCCAACACCCACCCATTCAAGGGCGTTTACGGCGCCACCCACTCACCCACTTGCCCACCCACCCATTGGTTATTCATAAATACAGCCCCTCTGAGAaatcttttgaatttttcgttGATTCATTTGATTTTCTGGCAGACAGTCTTCAAATGAAAGATGTCTCCTGCTGAAGTTGATTCTTCACTTTGGCTTGACTGGATGGAAGAGCCGAAGCAGCACTTGCCATAATTAGCAATTGTAGTCAACTTATCAATCACTtgtcaacatttttgaaatactattgtttaataatgaaaaaaacaagaaatatttGCCTTcagtgattttaatttaaacgtaAATTTTGATTgctaaactttttaattaattgggTACCATTGCAAATTGTCTTTTTTCCTTTCTCCAAAAGCTTAAGCCTAAAGCAAAATTTGGGAGGAGTATGTCCAGAATCccgacataaaaaaaaagatgtatgaaattaccttttttttttgccccaaGCGGAATTGAATTGTGTAATGCAAAACATGCTATGCATAAATCTATTTTCGATTCAAGCTCATACTTTTTGGGGGAGAATCCAACGAATAGAGAATGTGAAAAGAGGTAGTGTTTCTTGGTGCAgacaatttccattttttttcgcAGCCAACCATGAGCAATTAATTACGGGGTTATCGATTGAAGTTagaaaagagaaaataaaCCTGGTAGATAGTTACCAGAAaccttttgaatttttttgtgCAAAATGTTCTAAAggtgaaattttttttttttattgattgatagatctttaaaatgttaagtatttaaatctaaaataaaattgttgtattCAAAACGAGTGAAAGATAGGAAACGacctttaaaatgtttaatatttaaatcttactctatacaaaatctatttgcatatttaaatcCAATTTACTATGTGTCATTCTATTAAGAACACTGTTTTCCAGCGTTAAATACATGCTCGCTAACAATTGTAAATTCACATATACAATATTTTGGGAATCCATTCCGTCAATTTTTCATACTTTCTATCCTTCCATGTAGCACACCCTGTGATTGGGAAATTCATTGGTGCATTGTTGCGAAATTTCGTTGAAGTAGGGAAAGTCTTCGTGGCACTTCTCTGATCTCTTCGAGCGAAAATCCTGACAGACCGTGTACTGCCGACAGCCCGTATTGATGGTGGCCACCATTAGCTGGTTCATATTGCCGCAGCGATCGTAGGAGCAGCTATTGTCCTTCGGCGAACCACAGCGCTGGCTCCACCACTCGAAGTGCTGTCCCCAGGGACAACTGCTCCACTGGCCCACGTCGTACTTGGGAGGTGCAGGACGTAGTAGCCGTAGCAGGTCATCATGTCCGGAATGAGCTGCACTCCAGATAGATCCTCCTGGTAGTACTTGGAGCACATATGGGAATTTTTGGCGAGAGGCGTCACCGGGGAAATCTCCTCATCATTGTAGCAGTGATCGGGTAGCCAGGGTTGGCAACTACCCGTTTTTCGGTTAAAGTATCTACCACCGGAGCAGTTTAAGTGGATGCCGAATCCATTGTGGCATTTATAATAGCTACGACAGGTATTGATATCTCCTACTAAGATGCCATCTTTCATATAAGAGCATATATTGTCCTGCGGACAGCCGGAGATCTCCTCCAGACATAGTTGCCGCTGGTTACTGAACACCTGACCCTCATCACAGTCGCTCCAAATGGGATTATTTATGTCCTCGCACTTGACAAATCTCCGACAATCAGCTGGATCGGCCACATAGTCGCCTGGCTGAAAGTTGGCGCAAATCTCCGATAGCTGCGGATGACACATGGCCTCCGATGCCGTCTTGCAGGTTCCATCCCGGAAATTGTACAGCAATCCATCGCTGCAGCTGCGTCGCGCTGTGAG contains the following coding sequences:
- the LOC128258712 gene encoding LOW QUALITY PROTEIN: stage VI sporulation protein D-like (The sequence of the model RefSeq protein was modified relative to this genomic sequence to represent the inferred CDS: deleted 1 base in 1 codon); the encoded protein is MESDKLNELNRQINEIKKRILLADGQKTANAAEWQKQNRINCDTIGSLKKDIKELTVKASRLRNPLQRPVVIKEPTGESRRAHSCTPTLIVGKATYPVGAKNADDAIFLTDLKITESRKQMDLLRHRFKSRQQHFSKLVEKYRGLLANKEAQNQNLGEKPPETLEEDANRKLVCQLENEIHRTNVQWMEAEHIRKKYRSIEASLMTDAERFERSLRELEASLSDQKAEIERLQQVHNEAVEMRDAAKVILQRQEQQANLSQKTRERQALDFRKQVEARKLELERIGRKLFAETKTLVHQDSVGSSSGDQHTAKTENGEEEPVSQLESVTSDMESLFKQLMEASGATSPFEVFERFSAQKESAARLNYLRKAAEAEKANLEAEREALSSELEASKFSDVKESEVNQEVIEQIKNSIAAKEQDSKLDTDEAGKSMGVLKYLKERICEMIFKVQEVDESNIEIPERKLHVSVAELPNFLTHTAEDEDMIEILKLKIKRCQELSKSEDVPPFEIPKLDIVDEEEEEEEMYKAEPPKSPSAPEGEKPQPMPVCYYNLFAGRAQRAAGTSSSSPEQAPAAVATTEDDNEVPSRNFLKRQSVLIVDSKSRRKPFRPAPGARRK
- the LOC128258717 gene encoding LOW QUALITY PROTEIN: peritrophin-44-like (The sequence of the model RefSeq protein was modified relative to this genomic sequence to represent the inferred CDS: deleted 2 bases in 1 codon), which codes for MRVQQCAFQWVMFLACLAEIRGFSMEEKCKLWAGEGYIGDPSDCHAWGFCQDNKLTARRSCSDGLLYNFRDGTCKTASEAMCHPQLSEICANFQPGDYVADPADCRRFVKCEDINNPIWSDCDEGQVFSNQRQLCLEEISGCPQDNICSYMKDGILVGDINTCRSYYKCHNGFGIHLNCSGGRYFNRKTGSCQPWLPDHCYNDEEISPVTPLAKNSHMCSKYYQEDLSGVQLIPDMMTCYGYYPAPPKYDVGQWSSCPWGQHFEWWSQRCGSPKDNSCSYDRCGNMNQLMVATINTGCRQYTVCQDFRSKRSEKCHEDFPYFNEISQQCTNEFPNHRVCYMEG